The genomic interval AGGAGATGTACACCTTCGAGGACCGCAATGGCGATTCCCTGACCCTGCGTCCGGAGGGTACCGCCAGCTGTGTGCGGGCCGTGCTCGAGCACGGCATCAGCGGTGGCGGCCAGGTGCAGAAGCTCTGGTACGTCGGTCCGATGTTCCGCCACGAGCGCCCGCAGAAGGGCCGCTACCGGCAGTTCCACCAGATCGGCGTGGAGGTCTTCAACCTTGCGGGGCCGGACATCGATGCCGAGCTGATCGTGCTGACCTGGCGCCTGTGGGGCCTGCTCGGCCTGCGCGAGGCGGTGACTCTCGAACTCAACAGCCTGGGCAGCAGCGAGGCCCGCGCCCGCTACCGCGAGGCGCTGGTCGAGTACCTCTCGGCCCGCTTCGAGCAGCTCGACGAGGACAGCCAGCGGCGCCTGTCCAGCAACCCGCTGCGCATCCTCGACAGCAAGAACCCGGATACCCAGGCCCTGCTGGTGGACGCGCCCAAGCTGGTGGACTACCTGGACGAGGAGTCGCGCCTGCACTTCGAGGGCCTCAAGGCGCGCCTGGACGCCGCCGGCGTTCCCTACGTGATCAATCCCAAACTGGTGCGCGGCCTGGACTACTACGGCAAGACGGTGTTCGAGTGGGTCACCGACAAGCTCGGCGCCCAGGGCACCGTCTGCGCCGGCGGCCGCTATGACGGCCTGGTCGAGCAACTGGGCGGCAAGCCGACGCCGGCGGTGGGCTTCGCCATGGGCATCGAGCGCCTGGTGCTGCTGCTGGAAACCCTGGACAAGGTTCCGGACGAGCTGTCCCGGCAGATCGACGTGTATTTCTGCGCCTTCGGCGAGACGGCCGAACTGGCGGCCCTGGGGCTGGCCGAGCAACTGCGCGATGCGCTGCCGGGGCTGCGCCTGGCGGTCAACGCCGGGGCCGGCAGCTTCAAGAGCCAGTTGAAGAAGGCCGACAAGAGCGGCGCCCTCTACGCCCTGGTACTGGGCGAGGACGAGCTGGCCCGGCGCATCGTCGGCCTGAAGCCGCTGCGTGCCGAGGGCGAACAACAAAGCATTGGCTGGGACGAGCTGGGCGAGCGCCTGGCAGCCTGCCTGCAGGCCTGAATACTGGATTGAGGAGTTATCGGGGTGATCTCGCGTACCGAAGATGAAGAGCTGGTGCAGATCAAGGACTGGTGGAAGCGCAGCGGCAAGCCCCTGCTCACCGGCGGTGCCCTGGCCCTGGTGCTGGTGTTCGCCTGGCAGGGCTGGCAGAAGTACCAGACCGGGCGGGCGCAGGGAGCCTCGGCGCTCTACCAGCAGCTGCTGGACGCCAGTCTGAGGCCGTCCGGGAAACCGGATACGGCGCGGATCGCCGAACTCTACGGGCACCTGCAGAGCGATTTCGCCGGCACCCATTACGCCCAGTACGGCAGCCTGCTGGTCGCCAAGGTGGCGGTGGAGGACGGCAAGCTCGACGAGGCCGCCGCCGAGCTGCGGGCGATTCTCGACAAGCCGGCCGACGCCACGCTCGGCGAACTGGCTCGCCAGCGCCTGGCGCGGGTCCTGGCGGCTCAGGACAAGGCCGAGGAGGGCCTTGCCCTGCTCGCCGGCGAGGCCGATGCGGCCTT from Azotobacter salinestris carries:
- the hisS gene encoding histidine--tRNA ligase, with protein sequence MSKNIQAIRGMNDILPEQTPLWRYFENGVAGLLDGYGYRQIRMPIVEFTELFKRSIGEVTDIVEKEMYTFEDRNGDSLTLRPEGTASCVRAVLEHGISGGGQVQKLWYVGPMFRHERPQKGRYRQFHQIGVEVFNLAGPDIDAELIVLTWRLWGLLGLREAVTLELNSLGSSEARARYREALVEYLSARFEQLDEDSQRRLSSNPLRILDSKNPDTQALLVDAPKLVDYLDEESRLHFEGLKARLDAAGVPYVINPKLVRGLDYYGKTVFEWVTDKLGAQGTVCAGGRYDGLVEQLGGKPTPAVGFAMGIERLVLLLETLDKVPDELSRQIDVYFCAFGETAELAALGLAEQLRDALPGLRLAVNAGAGSFKSQLKKADKSGALYALVLGEDELARRIVGLKPLRAEGEQQSIGWDELGERLAACLQA
- a CDS encoding YfgM family protein, which encodes MISRTEDEELVQIKDWWKRSGKPLLTGGALALVLVFAWQGWQKYQTGRAQGASALYQQLLDASLRPSGKPDTARIAELYGHLQSDFAGTHYAQYGSLLVAKVAVEDGKLDEAAAELRAILDKPADATLGELARQRLARVLAAQDKAEEGLALLAGEADAAFQAVREEIRGDLLLQLGRPDEARAAYEKAKAAQSADAGPETLQMKLDDLAKGDA